The following is a genomic window from Bosea sp. RAC05.
GGCATGAGCTACAAGGATCTCGGAAAGATCGAGTACCTGCCCTTCGCCGAATCCGTCGAGCTGATGAAGAACCGCCAGCTCGACGCAACGCTGCAGTCGGCCGGCCTCGGCGTCGCCTCGCTGCGCGACCTCGCGACCTCGGTCGAGATCGTCGTCGTCGAGGTGCCCGCCGCCGCCGTCGACAAGGCCGGCCCGCCCTTCGTGCAGGCGACCATCCCCGCCAACACCTATACCGGCCAGACGGCGGCGGTCCCCGCCGCGGCGGTGATGAACTACCTCGTGACCCATGAGGGCATGAAGGAAGAGACCGTCTACGAGATGACCAAGGCGATCTACGAAAGCCTCGCAGATCTCGGCGCCGCCCACGCCGCCGCGCGCTCGATCAAGCTCGAAGGCGCACTGGAGGGCATGCCGATCCCGCTGCATCCGGGCGCGGCGCGCTACTTCAAGGAAAAGGGTCTCAAGGTCGGCTCCTGAGCCGGACCGGCCGGCGACCGATGGGCGGGGCCGGCATGTCTGGCCCCGCCTTTTCTCTGAGCGGATGACGACGATGAGCAAAGACGAGACCAAGCCCCTGGCCGTGCCGGATATCGGCGGCATCCATGCGCAGACGCCGGCCGTCCCGGTCGATCCGGAGCACGGCCTGCCGCCCGGGTTCGGCGCGGGCTGGCAGGGTCGCCTGCTGTTCTGGATCGCCATCGCCTTCTCGCTGTTCCAGATCGCCACCGCCTTCAACGTCCCGCTCGACCATCGCGTCGCCGGCGTCACCCTCGTCGATGGGCTGCGCCTCACCATGGCAGCCTGGCTCGTCGCGATCCTCGTCCGGGCCGCCCGCTCCCGGCCCTGGCTCGAGATGCTGCTCGCCTTCCTGCCGATGCTGGTGGTCGTCGAGCTGCTCGCCCGCTTCGGCGGCTCGCTGCCCAACCAGATCCTGAGGACGCTGCATGTCGGCTTCCTCTGCCTCGTCGCCGGCGGCCTGCTCGCCCAGCACAAGAGCCATGGCCGGCTCGCCGTCGTCTCGGCCTGGGCGCTCGCCGGCATCGGCTTCGCGATCGGCATCTATCACTGGGTTCTCTACGAGGAGCTGGTGGCGCGCGCTGGCGAGGTCACGCCGGCCGACCTCGTCGTCGGCATCGCGGCCATCGCGGTCCTCTTCGTCATCTGCTGGCGTTTCATGGGGCCGGCTCTGCCCATCGTCTCGGGCCTCTTCCTCGCCTACTGCCTGTTCGGGCAATGGCTGCCCGCCCCGCTCAACCACCGCGGCTATTCGCTGGAGCAGGTGATCGAGCACATGTCCTTCGGGACGGAGGGCATCTACGCGACCCCGACCGGCGTCTCCGCCACCTTCATCTTCCTCTTCATCCTGTTCGGCTCCTTCCTCGAACGCGCGGGGATGATCCAGCTCTTCACCGACATCGCCATGGGGCTGTTCGGCAGCGCCCGCGGCGGCCCGGCCAAGGTCGCCGTCTTCTCCTCGGGGCTGATGGGCACGATCTCGGGCTCGGGCGTCGCCAATGTCGTCTCGACCGGGCAGTTCACGATTCCGCTGATGAAGCGCTTCGGCTACCGCCCCGCCTTCGCCGGCGGCGTCGAGGCCACCGCCTCGATGGGCGGCCAGATCATGCCGCCGGTGATGGGGGCGGTCGCCTTCATCATGGCCGAGACGATCGACGTGCCCTATGCCGACATCGTCCAGGCTGCCATCGTGCCGGCGATCCTCTACTACACGGCCGCCTTCCTGGCCGTGCATCTGGAAGCCGGCAAGCGTGGCCTCGTCGGCCTGCCGCGGGAAGAACTGCCCAGCGCCGGCAAGGCGCTGGCGACGAAATGGTATCTGATCGCGCCGCTGGCGGTGCTCGTCTACCTGCTGTTCTCCGGCTACACGCCGCTGTTCTCCGGCTCGGTCGGGCTGGCGCTCACGGTCGTGCTGATCCTTGGCGGCTCGCTGGCACTGGGGATCGGCTCGATCGCGCTGCGGGTGCTGTTCTGGGTCGGCCTCGGGCTGCTCTGCGCCTTCTTCTTCTGGTACGGCATCCTGGTGATGGTCGGGGTCGTGCTGCTGCTCGTCCTCGCCAGCCTGACCACGCGCGGCGGCGCCGAGACGGTCGCCGCCTGCCGGGAGGCGCTGGCCGACGGTGCACGACAGGCCATTCCGGTGGGTGTCGCCTGCGCTGTGGTCGGCATCGTCATCGGCACCATGACGCTCACCGGCGTCGGCACGATCTTCGGCAACGCGGTCGTCGCCGTCGGCGAGAAGTCGCTCTTCCTCGCACTCTTTCTGACGATGATCGTCAGCCTGATTCTCGGCATGGGCATCCCGACGATCCCCAACTACATCATCACCTCCTCGATCGCCGCGCCGATCCTGCTGAAGCTCGGTGTGCCGCTGATCGTCAGCCACATGTTCGTGTTCTATTTCGGCATTATGGCGGACCTGACGCCACCGGTCGCACTGGCGGCCTTCGCGGCAGCGCCGATCGCCAAGGAATCAGGCTTCAGAATCTCGTTACAGGCCGTGAAGATCGCGATGGCGGGCTTCGTCATCCCCTTCATGGCAGTCTATGATCCCGCTCTGATGCTACAACCGGTGCAGGGCGTCACCGGCTTTTCCTATGCGCTCGGGGCCGCCTACATCATCGGCAAAGCGCTGCTGGCGATCACGCTCTGGGGCGCGGCGACGATCGGCTTCCTGAAGCGCGACATGGCGGTGTGGGAGCGGGCCCTGGCGGCCGCCGCCGCGGCCTCGCTGGTGATGGCCCTGCCGATCACCGACGAGATCGGCTTCGGCCTCGCCGCCCTGCTGATCGGCGTCCATCTCTGGCGCGCCCGGGCAACCGACCGCGCCGCGACGGCCTGAGCGGGCCCGGGCATGACCCTCTGCCTGGCCGCGGGCGCCCTCGCGGTCTCGCTCGGCGCCAGCGAAATCACGCTCGCCTGGCGTCATTCGGTCCAGAAGACGCTGTGGGAGGAGGTCTGGCGCGCCGGGCCCGACGGCGTGACGCTGATCGAGGCGCGGATCCAGGGCTCGGGCGCCGGCATGGAGGCGCCGCCGGAAGCGCGACTCGTCGACGGCTTCTGGCGCTGGCGTCCGCAGCTGCCGGCAAAGCGGGAGATCGTCATGCGGCGCTCGGGGGCCACCGCCGACTGGCAGATCTGCATCGCCGGGCGCTGCCGGCCGATGGGGGATTACCTGCCGCCCGAAGCCGACCCGGTGATCCTGCGCGCCTGCCCGTGAGGCGCGCTCAGCCGCCTTCGGTCAGCCGCTCGACCTTGAGCACGCGCCGCATCAGGTTGAGCATGCCATAGGCCGCAAAGCCCGAGAACAGCGCCATCAGCACATAGCCGACGATCGGCCCGAGCTCGAACAGACCGGCCAGCGCCCAGCCGGAGGCGAGCGCGACGCCGAAGAGCTGGACGGCGATCAGGATGCCGAGCGAAACCACCAGGATGAGGTTGCGCCAGTTGGTCTGCCTTGCGGCCATGCTGTCAGTCCTCGCTAACCGCGCGTGGGCGCAGCGACTTTTCCGGCGCAAGCTCTAGCGAAGCCGGCTTTGGCATGCAACAAAATCGCGCCCTCCGCCCGAGATGGCCCGTCCCGCAGAGCTTGAAAAGACCCTGATGATCGATACGCCTGTCTTCGGTTCGGCCGCCGCCGCCGCGCCCCACCACCTCGCCTCCGAAGCCGGCCGCGCCATTCTCGCCGAGGGCGGCAACGCCATCGAGGCGATGGTCGCCATGGCTGCGACCATCTCGGTGGTCTACCCGCACATGAACGCGATCGGCGGCGACGGCTTCTGGCTGATCCACGAGCCCGGCGGCAAGGTCCATGCGGTCGAGGCCTGCGGCCCGGCCGGCGCGCTCGCCACCATCGCGCGCTATCGCGACAAGGGCCATGACGTCATTCCCTCGCGCGGGCCCGATTCCGCCGTCACGGTCGCGGGCGCGATCGGCGGCTGGGAGGCGGCGCTCGCGCTGTCGAAGACCCTCGGCGGAAAGATGCCGCTGAAGGACCTGCTGGCGGACGCCATCCGCCATTGCAGCGAGGGCTACGAGGTCTCGGCCTCCGAACTGCGGACCTGGCCGCAGCAGGTCGACGCCGTGAAGGAGGCGATCGGCTTCAGCGAGTTCTTCTGGCCGGGCGGCGAGCAGCCCAAGGCCGGGGCCCGCCGCAAGCCCGAGGCGCTGGGCCAGACCTTCCGCCAGCTCGCGGAAGCCGGCCTGTCGGACTTCTACCGCGGCGATGTCGGCCGCGAGATCGCCACCGACCTGGAGCGCATCGGCGCCCCCGTCACCCGCGCCGACCTCGAGGGCTACAAGGCCCGCTTCGTCGCGCCGCTCTCGATCAGGCTGCCGGGGCTGACCGTCTACAACTGCCCGCCGCCGACGCAGGGCGTCGCCTCGCTCATGATCCTCGGCATCTTCGAGCAGCTCGGCGTCGCCCGGGCCGACGGCTTCGACTACCACCACGGGCTGGTCGAGGCGACCAAGCGCGCCTTCGCGATCCGCGACCGCATCGTCACCGACCCCGCCTTCGCCACGGTCGATCCCGCCAGCGTCCTGACCGAGACGGTCTTCGCCCGCGAGGCGGCGGCGATCGACAAGCGCCGTGCCGCCGCCTGGCCGTTCAAGACCGGCGATGGCGACACCGTCTGGATGGGCGCGATCGACGGCTCGGGGCTGGCCGTCTCCTACATCCAGTCGATCTACTGGGAGTACGGTTCGGGCTGCATCCTGCCGCGCACCGGCATCAACTGGCAGAACCGCGGCGTCTCCTTCTCGCTCGACGCCAAGGCGCTGAACCCGCTGCAGCCCGGCCGCAAGCCGTTCCACACGCTGAACCCCGCCTTCGCGCGCTTCGACGACGGGCGGATCAACTCCTATGGCGCGATGGGCGGGGACGGCCAGCCGCAGTTCCAGGCGCAGATCCTGTCGCGCTACCGCTTCGGTGCGGGGCCGGCGGCGGCGATCGACGCGCCGCGCTGGCTCTTCGGCCGGACCTGGGGGGCGGGATCGATCTCGCTCAAGCTCGAAAGCCGCTTCGACCCGATGCTGCTCGCGAGGCTGACCGGTGCCGGGCACCCGGTCGAGGAGTATTCCGAGGCCTATTCGGACCAGTTCGGCCATGCGGGCATGCTGGTGAAGCACCCGAAGGGCCATGTCGAGGCGGCGCATGATCCGCGCTCCGACGGTGATGCCAAAGGCTGCTAGGGGGTGACCACGATGCTCGTCGACGATCCGTTCCGCTGCTTCGTTCCCTATCCGCAGGCGCCCGTGAAACACGCGCCGACCGGCCCCCTCGCGGGGCTGACGCTGGCGGTGAAGGACCTCTACGACGTCAAGGGCTACCCGACCGGGGCGGGCTCGCCACTGGTGCTGGCCCAGTCGGGCATCAAGACCAAGACCGCGCCGGTGGTGAAGGCGCTGCTCGAGGCCGGCGCCCGCTTCGTCGGCAAGACCCATACCGACGAGCTCGCCTTCTCGCTGAACGGCAAGAACGCGCATTTCGGCTCCCCCATCAACCCGGCGGCGCCCGACCGCATCACCGGCGGCTCCTCCTCGGGCTCAGCGGCGGCCGTCGCCGGGCGGCTCGCCGATATCGGGCTGGGTTCCGACACGGGCGGCTCGGTCCGGGCGCCCGCGAGCTATTGCGGCCTGTTCGGCATCCGTCCCAGCCATGGCCGGATCTCCCTGAAGCGGGCCTGGCCGCTGGCCGACTCGTTCGACACCGCCGGCTGGTTTGCCCGCGACGGCGAGGTCTTCGCCCGCGTCGGCGAGGTGCTGCTCGGCAAGGACAAGCTCGCCTTGCCGGTGACCCCGCGCCTGCTGCTCGCCGACGACCTCTTCGCCCAGGCGGTGCCGGAAGCGGAGACGATCCTGCGCAACGTCGTCCAGCGCATCGTCCCGCAGCTCGGCGAGCCCGAGACGGTGAAGGCTGTGCGCGATCTCGATGCGCTGTACTGGGCTTTCCGCTGGCTGCAGGGCCGCGAGGCCTGGGCCGCCGACGGCGCGCTGATCGAGCGCCTGGCCATGCCGCTGGGGCCCGGCGTGACCGAGCGCTTCGCCTTCTCCAAGGCGATCACCGATGCCGACCACGCCAAGGGCGAGGCCGTGCGCAAGGCCTTCCGCACGCGGCTGGCCAAGCTGCTCGGCCAGGACGGCGTACTGATCCTGCCGACGGTGCCCGACATCGCCCCACTGGTCAGCGCGCCGGAAGACCAGCTCGACGATTTCCGCAACCGGGCGCTGCGCCTGCTCTGCCTCGGCGGCCTCTCGGGCTTTCCGCAGGTGACCGTGCCGGTGGCGCGGCGCGAGGGGGCTCCGCTGGGCCTGTCGCTGCTCGGGCCGAAGGGCTCCGACAAGTCGCTGATCGCCTTCGCCACGACCTTCGAGCGCGCGGCGCGGGTCCGGATCGCGTAGGCGCGGCGCTGGCCTGAACGGGAGAATACCGATGAGCGGCCACCACCACCATCACGACCACGATCACGACAACCACTTCACGCCGATCGAGGCGCGGGTGAAGGCGCTGGAATCGCTGATGGTGGCGAAGGGCTATGTCGATCCCGCTGCGCTGGACGCCATCGTCGACACCTATGAGACGAAGATCGGCCCGCGCAACGGCGCCCGCGTCGTGGCGCGCGCCTGGACTGATCCCGCCTTCGCGGCGCGGCTGAAGGCGGACGGCACGGCCGCCGTCGCCGAACTCGGTTTCGGCGGGCGCGGCGGCGAGCACACCGTCGCCTGCTTCAACACCCCGCAAGAGCACAACCTGATCGTCTGCACGCTCTGCTCCTGCTATCCGTGGCCGCTGCTCGGCCTGCCGCCGGTCTGGTACAAATCCCCGCCCTACCGGTCCAAGGCGGTGCTCGACCCGCGCGGCACGCTCGCCGATTTCGGCCTGACGCTGCCGGAAGGCCAGCGCATCCGCGTCTGGGATTCGACCGCCGAGACGCGCTTCCTCGTCATACCCATGCGTCCGGCTGGGACCGAGGGCTGGTCGGAGGAGAAGCTCGCTTCCATCGTCAACCGCGATGCGATGATCGGCACGGGGCTGCCGCGCATGGAGGATGCGTCATGAACGGCGCCCAGGATCTCGGCGGGCAGATGGGCTTCGGCCCGGTGCGCCCCGAAACCGACGAGCCGATCTTCCATGCCGAATGGGAGAAGCGCGTGCTGGCGATCAATGTCGCCGCCGGCGCCATGGGCGCCTGGACGATCGACGGCATCCGCGCGGCGCGCGAAAGCCTGCCGCCAGCGCAATATCTCTCCTCCTCCTATTACGAGATCTGGCTCGCCGGCCTGAACCGGATGCTGGTCGAGCAGGGCTTCGTCACGCCCGAAGAGCTCGAGCAGGGCCAGCCGCTCGCGCCGGCCAAGACGCCCAAGCGCGTCCTCAAGGGCGAGGAGGTTCCCACCGTCCTGCGCCGCGGCTTCCCCTATGAGCGCGAGGCAGAGGCCCCGGCGCGTTTCGCGGTCGGCGACCGGGTGCGCACCGTCGTGATGCACCCGCGGCACCACACCCGCCTGCCGCGCTATGCCCGCGGCAAGCAGGGCGTGATCGAGCGGATCACCGGCTGCCATGTCTTTCCCGACACCGGCGCGCAGGGGCTGCCGGAATCGGCGCAGTGGCTCTACACCGTCGTCTTCACCGGCCCCGAACTCTGGGGCAGCGACGCCGATCCCACATCGACCGTCTCGATCGAGGCCTGGGAGAGCTATCTTGAACCCGCGTGACCTCGCGACGCTGGCCGGCGACACGCCGATCCCGCGTGATGCCGGCGGCCCCGTCTTCGCCGAACCCTGGCAGGCGATGGTCTTCGCGCTCGTCGTGCAGCTGCAGGAGCGCGGCGTCTTCACGGCCGACGAATGGGCGCAGGCGCTGGGCGCGGAAATCCGCGAGGCGCTGGCCAGGGGCGGCTGCCGCGACGGCTCGGACTATTACGAACGCTGGTGCGAGGCGCTGGAGCACCTGCTCATCGAGAAGGGCCTCGCCTCCCACGACGGCATCGACAGCCTGGCGGCGTCATGGGCCCGCGCGGCCGAGGCGACGCCGCATGGACGGCCGATCCTGATCGAGAACGACCCGCAGGCCCCTCGGTCCTCATCCTGAGGAGCTGCGAAGCAGCGTCTCGAAGGATGCTCCAGGAGGCCCCGGTCACATCTGGAACATCCTTCGAGACGCAAGCCTGCCGGCTTGCTTCTCAGGATGAGGGCTGGAGTGGGACGGATCGCCCCTTCAAGCCACCCCGAGCGACAAGAGATCGTGCACATGCACGAGCCCGACCGGCCGCTGGTCTGAATCGGCGACGATCAGCGCGGTGATGCGCAGCCGGTTGACCATCTCCAGCGCTTCGCCGGCGAGCGCGTCCGGCGCAATCCGGCGGGGATTGGCGCTCATCACGTCCCGCGCCCGCTGCGCCGGTCCCCCGCGCATCAGCTTGCGGCGCAGATCGCCATCGGTGACGACGCCCGCCAGAACGCCCTCCGCATCGACCACGATGGCACAGCCGAAGCCCTTCTCCGAGATCAACGCGACCACGTCCGCGATCGCGGCATCGAGCCCGCAGAGCGGCAGCGCGGCATCACGATGCATGATGCTGGCGACCGTCTTGAGCTGGGCACCGAGCTTTCCGCCCGGGTGGTAGACGAAGAAATCCTGCCGCGAGAAGCCGCGCGCCTCGAGCAGCGCCACCGCCAGCGCATCGCCGAGCGCCATCTGCATCGTCGTCGAGGTCGTCGGCGCGAGCCCGTTCGGACAGGCCTCCTCCGCCTTGGGCAGGAGCAGCGTCACATCCGCCTCGCGGCCGAGCGCGCTGTCGGCATTGGCGGTGATCGCGACCAGCCCGACGCGGAAGCGCCGCGTATGGGCGACGATGGCCGCCAGTTCCGCCGTCTCGCCCGACCAGGACAGGGCGATGACCACATCCTCGGGCTGGACCATGCCGAGATCGCCATGGCTGGCCTCGGCCGGATGGACGAAATGCGCCGGCGTGCCGGTCGAGGCCAACGTCGCCGCGATCTTGCGCCCGACATGGCCGGACTTGCCCATCCCTGAGACGATGACGCGGCCGCCCGCGGCCCGGATCATCGCCACGGCGGCGCCGAAGGGCTCGCCAAGACCATCGGCGAGGGCATCGTGGAGAATGTCGAGGCCGGCGCGCTCGGTCGCGATGGTGCGGAGCGCGGAGGCGCGGATATCGGCTGTCATGGCGCGCGCTCTAGCACAGGCGGCCTCCGGCTCGCCAGCTTTGGCCGCGACCGGCGGCGCGAACGATCCGCTGCCCGCGGTGCATCATTGACGCCCCGTTAACCCAGTTCGTTCTAACTCCGTTAACCATGCGCGTCGTCCCGGGCGCGTCAGAGCTCATGCCTGGAGCGACCGAGCCCCGTGTCAACCCGCGCCACCCTGCTCCTGACCGGCGTCGCCGCCGCCAGCCTCGTGCTGGCGACGACCGTCGTCTCGGCCCAGCAGACGCGCCGGACAGCCCTGCGCCCGACCGTTCCGGCCTATGTCGCCCAGCAGCCGCCGCGGGACCCGGTGGCTGTCCCCGCGGCACCCGACGTCCTCGGCGATCCCGCCGGCCCGATCCGCTCCCAGCCCTCGGCGATCTCGAACCGGGCCCCGCCCTATGCCAGCCGCTCCGTGCGCGGCAGCGGCGTGCGCGGCGTCACCCAGCGCCAGTTCCGCGCGCCGCCGCCCACGGTCACCGGCCTGCCCGCCGTGCCGCCCGCACCACCGCCGCCCCGCCGCGCCCCGGCGGCGCAGGAGGACCCCTATGCGCCGCTCGGCCTCCGGCTCGGCAGCGTCGTGCTCCGGCCCGCGCTCACCAACAGCGTCGGCTACGACAACAACCCGCAGCGCACCGCCGCGCCGACGCGCAACGCCTCGCCCTTCAGCCGCCATGAGGGCGAGATCGACATCCAGTCGAACTGGAACGTGCACGAGTTGACCGGCCGGCTGCGCGCCGGCTACAGCGAGTTCTACCGCGACCGCGAG
Proteins encoded in this region:
- a CDS encoding TRAP transporter permease, with protein sequence MSKDETKPLAVPDIGGIHAQTPAVPVDPEHGLPPGFGAGWQGRLLFWIAIAFSLFQIATAFNVPLDHRVAGVTLVDGLRLTMAAWLVAILVRAARSRPWLEMLLAFLPMLVVVELLARFGGSLPNQILRTLHVGFLCLVAGGLLAQHKSHGRLAVVSAWALAGIGFAIGIYHWVLYEELVARAGEVTPADLVVGIAAIAVLFVICWRFMGPALPIVSGLFLAYCLFGQWLPAPLNHRGYSLEQVIEHMSFGTEGIYATPTGVSATFIFLFILFGSFLERAGMIQLFTDIAMGLFGSARGGPAKVAVFSSGLMGTISGSGVANVVSTGQFTIPLMKRFGYRPAFAGGVEATASMGGQIMPPVMGAVAFIMAETIDVPYADIVQAAIVPAILYYTAAFLAVHLEAGKRGLVGLPREELPSAGKALATKWYLIAPLAVLVYLLFSGYTPLFSGSVGLALTVVLILGGSLALGIGSIALRVLFWVGLGLLCAFFFWYGILVMVGVVLLLVLASLTTRGGAETVAACREALADGARQAIPVGVACAVVGIVIGTMTLTGVGTIFGNAVVAVGEKSLFLALFLTMIVSLILGMGIPTIPNYIITSSIAAPILLKLGVPLIVSHMFVFYFGIMADLTPPVALAAFAAAPIAKESGFRISLQAVKIAMAGFVIPFMAVYDPALMLQPVQGVTGFSYALGAAYIIGKALLAITLWGAATIGFLKRDMAVWERALAAAAAASLVMALPITDEIGFGLAALLIGVHLWRARATDRAATA
- a CDS encoding DUF1850 domain-containing protein produces the protein MTLCLAAGALAVSLGASEITLAWRHSVQKTLWEEVWRAGPDGVTLIEARIQGSGAGMEAPPEARLVDGFWRWRPQLPAKREIVMRRSGATADWQICIAGRCRPMGDYLPPEADPVILRACP
- a CDS encoding gamma-glutamyltransferase family protein encodes the protein MIDTPVFGSAAAAAPHHLASEAGRAILAEGGNAIEAMVAMAATISVVYPHMNAIGGDGFWLIHEPGGKVHAVEACGPAGALATIARYRDKGHDVIPSRGPDSAVTVAGAIGGWEAALALSKTLGGKMPLKDLLADAIRHCSEGYEVSASELRTWPQQVDAVKEAIGFSEFFWPGGEQPKAGARRKPEALGQTFRQLAEAGLSDFYRGDVGREIATDLERIGAPVTRADLEGYKARFVAPLSIRLPGLTVYNCPPPTQGVASLMILGIFEQLGVARADGFDYHHGLVEATKRAFAIRDRIVTDPAFATVDPASVLTETVFAREAAAIDKRRAAAWPFKTGDGDTVWMGAIDGSGLAVSYIQSIYWEYGSGCILPRTGINWQNRGVSFSLDAKALNPLQPGRKPFHTLNPAFARFDDGRINSYGAMGGDGQPQFQAQILSRYRFGAGPAAAIDAPRWLFGRTWGAGSISLKLESRFDPMLLARLTGAGHPVEEYSEAYSDQFGHAGMLVKHPKGHVEAAHDPRSDGDAKGC
- a CDS encoding amidase, with amino-acid sequence MLVDDPFRCFVPYPQAPVKHAPTGPLAGLTLAVKDLYDVKGYPTGAGSPLVLAQSGIKTKTAPVVKALLEAGARFVGKTHTDELAFSLNGKNAHFGSPINPAAPDRITGGSSSGSAAAVAGRLADIGLGSDTGGSVRAPASYCGLFGIRPSHGRISLKRAWPLADSFDTAGWFARDGEVFARVGEVLLGKDKLALPVTPRLLLADDLFAQAVPEAETILRNVVQRIVPQLGEPETVKAVRDLDALYWAFRWLQGREAWAADGALIERLAMPLGPGVTERFAFSKAITDADHAKGEAVRKAFRTRLAKLLGQDGVLILPTVPDIAPLVSAPEDQLDDFRNRALRLLCLGGLSGFPQVTVPVARREGAPLGLSLLGPKGSDKSLIAFATTFERAARVRIA
- the nthA gene encoding nitrile hydratase subunit alpha, with amino-acid sequence MSGHHHHHDHDHDNHFTPIEARVKALESLMVAKGYVDPAALDAIVDTYETKIGPRNGARVVARAWTDPAFAARLKADGTAAVAELGFGGRGGEHTVACFNTPQEHNLIVCTLCSCYPWPLLGLPPVWYKSPPYRSKAVLDPRGTLADFGLTLPEGQRIRVWDSTAETRFLVIPMRPAGTEGWSEEKLASIVNRDAMIGTGLPRMEDAS
- the nthB gene encoding nitrile hydratase subunit beta, with translation MNGAQDLGGQMGFGPVRPETDEPIFHAEWEKRVLAINVAAGAMGAWTIDGIRAARESLPPAQYLSSSYYEIWLAGLNRMLVEQGFVTPEELEQGQPLAPAKTPKRVLKGEEVPTVLRRGFPYEREAEAPARFAVGDRVRTVVMHPRHHTRLPRYARGKQGVIERITGCHVFPDTGAQGLPESAQWLYTVVFTGPELWGSDADPTSTVSIEAWESYLEPA
- a CDS encoding nitrile hydratase accessory protein, with product MNPRDLATLAGDTPIPRDAGGPVFAEPWQAMVFALVVQLQERGVFTADEWAQALGAEIREALARGGCRDGSDYYERWCEALEHLLIEKGLASHDGIDSLAASWARAAEATPHGRPILIENDPQAPRSSS
- a CDS encoding KpsF/GutQ family sugar-phosphate isomerase produces the protein MTADIRASALRTIATERAGLDILHDALADGLGEPFGAAVAMIRAAGGRVIVSGMGKSGHVGRKIAATLASTGTPAHFVHPAEASHGDLGMVQPEDVVIALSWSGETAELAAIVAHTRRFRVGLVAITANADSALGREADVTLLLPKAEEACPNGLAPTTSTTMQMALGDALAVALLEARGFSRQDFFVYHPGGKLGAQLKTVASIMHRDAALPLCGLDAAIADVVALISEKGFGCAIVVDAEGVLAGVVTDGDLRRKLMRGGPAQRARDVMSANPRRIAPDALAGEALEMVNRLRITALIVADSDQRPVGLVHVHDLLSLGVA